One Variibacter gotjawalensis genomic window, TCGGGTCAAGGCGCCGGGCTCGCGCGGCTTTGGCGACACGCATAAGATCGTTCGCGAAAACGGCCTCGTCACGGTCTGCGAAGAGGCCGGCTGCCCGAATATCGGCGAATGCTGGGAAAAGAAGCACGCCACCTTCATGATCATGGGCGACACGTGCACACGCGCGTGCGGCTTCTGCAATGTGAAGACCGGCCTGCCGGGCGCGCTTGATCTTGCCGAACCCGAAAAGGTTGCTGACGCGACCGCGAAGCTCGGCCTCAGCCACATCGTCGTCACGTCGGTCGATCGCGACGATCTCGCAGATGGCGGCGCCGAACATTTCGCCAAAACGATCACGGCAATCCGCAAAGCGTGCCCGACGACAACGATCGAAGTGCTGACTCCGGACTTCTTGCGCAAGCCAGGCGCGCTCGAGACCGTCGTTGCGGCAAAGCCGGACGTCTTCAACCATAATCTCGAAACGGTGCCGTCGCGCTATCTGACGGTGCGACCGGGCGCGCGTTATTTCCATTCGATCCGGTTGCTGCAGCAGGTCAAGGAACTCGACCCGCAGATGTTCACCAAGTCCGGCATCATGGTTGGCCTCGGTGAAGAGCGGAACGAAGTATTGCAGCTGATGGATGATCTGCGCAGCGCGGATGTCGATTTCCTCACCATCGGCCAGTATCTGCAGCCGAGCCGTAAACACGTCGCACTTCAGCGCTTCGTCACACCGGATGAATTCAAGGCTTACGAGACGATTGCGTACACCAAGGGCTTCCTGATGGTGTCGGCGTCACCGCTGACGCGTTCATCGCACCACGCCGGCGACGACTTTGTGCGCCTCCGTGCTGCCCGCGAAGCGCAGCGCCGCTCCTGAGTGCGGTTATGCAGCGCGTGCTTGTGATTGGGTGCTCCGGCGCCGGCAAGTCGACCTTGGCGCGCGTACTGTCCGAAAAACTGCAACTGCCTCTGCACTC contains:
- the lipA gene encoding lipoyl synthase, with translation MVVVLDHSTKPRHPEKAARADTPILRKPDWIRVKAPGSRGFGDTHKIVRENGLVTVCEEAGCPNIGECWEKKHATFMIMGDTCTRACGFCNVKTGLPGALDLAEPEKVADATAKLGLSHIVVTSVDRDDLADGGAEHFAKTITAIRKACPTTTIEVLTPDFLRKPGALETVVAAKPDVFNHNLETVPSRYLTVRPGARYFHSIRLLQQVKELDPQMFTKSGIMVGLGEERNEVLQLMDDLRSADVDFLTIGQYLQPSRKHVALQRFVTPDEFKAYETIAYTKGFLMVSASPLTRSSHHAGDDFVRLRAAREAQRRS